One genomic window of Eggerthella timonensis includes the following:
- a CDS encoding molybdopterin-containing oxidoreductase family protein encodes MTQPTITRRSFVKSAAALGAACGLGVAVSDDLVHVDPAHADTGGDVKIVKTACRACIASCAVLAHVKNGRVIKIEGNPESPMSQGGLCAKGMAGIQALYHPNRNKYPMRRVGERGQNQWERITWDEAITEIAEKLIEIDEKYGSECVAVSTGGGGNPHFSNVKRFGEAINTPNVWEPGCAQCYLPRMGASQLSNGMGKPNNLSFSDSNGWDYYFTDSPVDSLVLWGTDPSNSSVATGGRALAELRAREQGLKTVVIDPRMTMDAAKAEVWLPIRPGTDAALLMAWTKWIIDNEKYDEDFCTNWTNMPYLVNPETRLTLKPTECGLEGTDKDYVIWDPAEGKPVVLEYPMNEGVTPPLFGTYEIDGKQYPTGGQLLKESVDEFTLAKAAEICWLDEGQIEKALEIYTTGQSGIMQGVPIDQYEQSQQCALGALNLEYLMGNVQKPGAMLQSFKPCPARDQIPNTPRFLKKEKMLKRLGVQEHKGLLDWDMAFIPAVFKAMKDGDPYQIHAWFERSGNKHVVLGNATCLDEIVPNLDFVCHIFMYPTAFSVLCADMLLPSAEWLETNLVIPQLNAIVIRQAVTHLFETVEEGLIWTQIVQKMAEMGNVHAQEAFTAEGTNGIPMYKNEYEKQKLHLNNLKMSWEEAAEKGVFEWCTEEEYRTYFGYKAVDEATGKAKGFGTPSKKCEVYCESNTILGRTGFPWSQCFEEKNLVLEPASKDYEPLCYYKEPAESPLTDTEYPLVLTEGRLPMYHHGTLRNIPYLREIYPVPEMWIHPDDAATYGVEDGQWCTIASRRGETHGKARVTTAIAKGVIYQERFWAPELLDSDPERAYKVMNINVLTKNDEPYNPEYGTYTLRGFQVKVTPDAAAPEGVWTEPEQFEPWMPQPSDPTEEVFEYGA; translated from the coding sequence ATGACACAGCCTACCATCACGCGACGCAGTTTCGTGAAGTCGGCGGCGGCGCTCGGCGCCGCATGCGGCCTGGGCGTCGCCGTAAGCGACGACCTCGTGCACGTCGACCCGGCGCATGCCGATACGGGCGGCGACGTGAAGATCGTGAAGACGGCCTGTCGCGCCTGCATCGCAAGCTGCGCCGTGCTGGCGCATGTGAAGAACGGTCGCGTCATCAAGATCGAGGGCAATCCTGAAAGCCCCATGAGCCAAGGCGGCCTGTGCGCGAAGGGCATGGCCGGCATCCAGGCGCTGTACCATCCCAACCGCAACAAGTACCCCATGCGGCGCGTGGGCGAGCGCGGTCAGAACCAGTGGGAGCGCATCACCTGGGACGAGGCCATCACCGAGATCGCCGAGAAGCTCATTGAGATCGACGAGAAGTACGGCTCGGAATGCGTGGCCGTGTCCACCGGCGGTGGCGGCAACCCGCACTTCAGCAACGTGAAGCGCTTCGGCGAGGCCATCAACACGCCCAACGTGTGGGAGCCCGGTTGCGCGCAGTGCTACCTGCCGCGCATGGGCGCCTCGCAGCTGTCGAACGGCATGGGCAAGCCGAACAACCTGTCCTTCAGCGACTCCAACGGCTGGGACTACTACTTCACCGACTCGCCGGTCGACTCCCTCGTGCTGTGGGGCACCGACCCGTCGAACAGCTCGGTTGCCACGGGCGGCCGCGCGTTGGCCGAGCTTCGCGCCCGCGAGCAGGGCTTGAAGACCGTGGTCATCGACCCGCGCATGACGATGGACGCCGCCAAAGCCGAAGTGTGGCTGCCCATCCGCCCCGGCACCGATGCCGCGCTGCTCATGGCGTGGACGAAGTGGATCATCGACAACGAGAAGTACGACGAGGACTTCTGCACGAACTGGACCAATATGCCCTACCTCGTGAACCCTGAGACGCGCCTGACCCTCAAGCCCACCGAATGCGGCCTCGAGGGCACCGACAAGGACTACGTCATCTGGGATCCGGCCGAGGGCAAGCCTGTCGTGTTGGAGTACCCCATGAACGAAGGCGTCACCCCGCCGCTGTTCGGAACGTACGAGATCGACGGCAAGCAGTATCCCACGGGCGGCCAGCTGCTCAAGGAGAGCGTGGACGAGTTCACGCTGGCGAAAGCCGCCGAGATCTGCTGGCTCGACGAGGGTCAGATCGAGAAGGCGCTGGAAATCTACACGACGGGCCAGTCCGGCATCATGCAGGGCGTGCCCATCGACCAGTACGAGCAGTCGCAGCAGTGCGCGCTCGGCGCCCTCAACCTCGAGTACCTCATGGGCAACGTGCAGAAGCCCGGGGCCATGCTGCAAAGCTTCAAGCCCTGCCCGGCCCGCGACCAGATTCCCAACACGCCGCGCTTCCTCAAGAAGGAGAAGATGCTCAAGCGGCTGGGCGTGCAGGAGCACAAGGGCCTGCTCGACTGGGACATGGCGTTCATCCCCGCGGTGTTCAAGGCCATGAAGGACGGCGATCCCTACCAGATCCACGCGTGGTTCGAGCGCTCCGGCAACAAGCACGTGGTGCTGGGCAATGCAACGTGCCTCGACGAGATCGTGCCGAACCTCGACTTCGTCTGCCACATCTTCATGTACCCGACGGCGTTTTCCGTGCTGTGCGCCGACATGCTGCTCCCCTCCGCGGAATGGCTGGAAACCAACCTGGTCATCCCGCAGCTCAACGCCATCGTCATCCGCCAGGCGGTCACCCACCTGTTCGAGACGGTGGAGGAAGGCCTCATCTGGACGCAGATCGTGCAGAAGATGGCCGAGATGGGCAACGTACATGCGCAGGAGGCCTTCACGGCCGAGGGCACGAACGGCATCCCGATGTACAAGAACGAGTACGAGAAGCAGAAGCTGCACCTCAACAACCTGAAGATGAGCTGGGAGGAAGCGGCCGAGAAGGGCGTGTTCGAGTGGTGCACCGAAGAGGAGTACCGCACGTACTTCGGCTATAAGGCGGTTGACGAGGCCACGGGCAAGGCCAAGGGCTTCGGCACGCCTTCCAAGAAGTGCGAGGTGTACTGCGAGTCCAACACCATCCTGGGCCGCACGGGCTTCCCCTGGTCGCAGTGCTTCGAGGAGAAGAACCTCGTGCTGGAGCCGGCGTCGAAGGACTACGAGCCGCTGTGCTACTACAAGGAGCCGGCCGAAAGTCCCCTCACGGACACGGAATACCCCCTTGTGCTGACCGAGGGCCGTCTGCCGATGTACCACCACGGCACGCTGCGCAACATCCCGTACCTGCGCGAGATCTACCCCGTCCCCGAGATGTGGATCCACCCCGACGACGCGGCAACCTACGGCGTGGAAGACGGCCAGTGGTGCACCATCGCCAGCCGCCGCGGCGAGACGCACGGCAAGGCGCGCGTGACCACGGCCATCGCCAAGGGCGTCATCTACCAAGAGCGGTTCTGGGCGCCCGAGCTGCTGGACTCCGATCCCGAGCGCGCGTACAAGGTGATGAACATCAACGTGCTGACCAAGAACGACGAGCCGTACAACCCCGAGTACGGCACCTATACCCTGCGCGGCTTCCAGGTGAAGGTCACGCCTGACGCGGCCGCGCCCGAAGGCGTGTGGACCGAGCCCGAGCAGTTCGAGCCCTGGATGCCGCAGCCGAGCGATCCCACCGAGGAGGTGTTCGAGTATGGCGCATAA
- a CDS encoding type II toxin-antitoxin system RelB/DinJ family antitoxin, which translates to MTTDMVQMNTRISRSLKERGDAALERAGYTPSQAVRKLWDYAANNAHNPRAIQNLFDAEDEAEKREAEEERARRREITIRGANIVADAYERHGIKPSDWTMNASYEEMRDYALLERLRERGLDA; encoded by the coding sequence ATGACGACGGATATGGTGCAGATGAACACGCGCATCAGCCGCTCGCTCAAGGAGCGCGGCGATGCGGCGCTGGAGCGCGCCGGTTACACGCCGTCGCAGGCGGTTCGCAAGCTGTGGGACTACGCCGCGAACAACGCGCACAACCCGCGCGCCATACAAAACCTGTTCGACGCAGAAGACGAGGCGGAGAAACGCGAAGCTGAAGAGGAGCGCGCGCGGAGGCGGGAAATCACGATCAGGGGTGCGAACATCGTCGCCGATGCGTACGAGCGGCACGGAATCAAGCCTTCCGACTGGACGATGAACGCATCGTACGAAGAGATGCGCGACTACGCCCTGCTCGAGCGCCTTCGGGAACGGGGCCTCGATGCCTAG
- a CDS encoding type II toxin-antitoxin system VapC family toxin encodes MPSQQTSLLVDTNIWLDYFLANRPAHAAAMSFMLFAHEHGYPLLYPTAIVKDVFYLTANAFKRDMCNENGRLTERDAAAATEIAWGCVGNMREQATAVGSDESDLWTACGLRNLHNDLEDNLIVAAAQRSNATYLVTSDELLIKHAPVAALTPGDALTLLQADTA; translated from the coding sequence ATGCCTAGCCAGCAAACTTCCCTCCTGGTCGACACGAACATCTGGCTCGACTACTTTCTTGCCAACCGTCCAGCGCATGCCGCAGCGATGTCCTTCATGCTATTCGCGCATGAGCACGGCTATCCGCTGCTGTACCCCACCGCCATCGTCAAGGACGTGTTCTACCTGACCGCGAACGCCTTCAAGCGAGACATGTGCAACGAGAACGGCAGGCTCACCGAACGCGATGCGGCGGCAGCGACCGAAATCGCTTGGGGATGCGTGGGCAACATGCGGGAACAGGCCACCGCCGTAGGATCAGACGAGTCGGACTTGTGGACGGCATGCGGCCTCCGCAACCTCCACAACGACCTCGAGGACAACCTGATCGTCGCCGCCGCACAACGGTCGAATGCGACGTACCTGGTCACCAGCGACGAGCTGCTCATCAAGCACGCCCCCGTGGCCGCGCTCACGCCCGGCGACGCGCTCACGCTGCTGCAAGCCGATACGGCGTAG
- the glmU gene encoding bifunctional UDP-N-acetylglucosamine diphosphorylase/glucosamine-1-phosphate N-acetyltransferase GlmU: MEAAAIVLAAGAGTRMKSKKPKVAHEVLGKPLVRWVVDAARDAGVERVVSVVGHAREQVEPLVADTQTVVQAEQNGTAGAVAVCKDALADFDGSLVVLSGDCPLIASETIARLVAVREEADAAVVVLTMELDDPFGYGRIVRGADGGVERIVEQKDAAPEEAAICECNSGFYCFDARALFAALEQVSNDNAQGEFYLTDVLEICRNAGRPVLALVCEDPAECLGVNSRIQLAEATKFAQRRINRAHMAAGVTMVDPELVWIGPDVTIAQDVELLPNVTLMGETSIGEDSVIGPDSRLTDTAVGRGCVVDETVAVEAQVDDGATCGPRAYLRPAAHLCEGAKAGTHVEIKKSTVGKGSKVPHLSYIGDTTIGEDVNIGAGSITCNYDGKKKHATAIGDGAFVGSDTMMVAPVSIGAGAIIGAGSCITKDVAPDALALTRPEQREIPGWAAKKRSQQE, from the coding sequence ATGGAAGCTGCCGCTATCGTGTTGGCCGCGGGTGCGGGCACCCGGATGAAGTCCAAGAAGCCGAAGGTGGCTCACGAAGTGCTGGGCAAGCCGCTCGTTCGCTGGGTGGTGGACGCCGCGCGCGACGCGGGCGTCGAGCGCGTGGTGTCCGTGGTCGGGCACGCGCGCGAGCAGGTGGAGCCGCTCGTCGCCGACACGCAGACGGTGGTGCAGGCGGAGCAGAACGGCACGGCGGGCGCCGTGGCCGTGTGCAAGGACGCGCTGGCCGACTTCGACGGCTCGCTCGTGGTGCTCTCGGGCGACTGCCCCCTCATCGCATCCGAGACTATCGCGCGCCTCGTCGCCGTGCGCGAGGAGGCGGACGCGGCCGTGGTGGTGCTCACGATGGAGCTGGACGACCCGTTCGGCTACGGGCGCATCGTGCGCGGCGCCGACGGCGGCGTGGAGCGCATCGTGGAGCAGAAGGACGCCGCGCCCGAGGAAGCCGCCATCTGCGAGTGCAACTCCGGGTTCTACTGTTTCGATGCCCGCGCGCTGTTCGCGGCGCTCGAGCAGGTGAGCAACGACAACGCCCAGGGCGAGTTCTACCTGACCGACGTGCTTGAGATCTGCCGTAACGCCGGCCGTCCCGTGCTGGCGCTCGTCTGCGAGGACCCCGCCGAGTGCCTCGGAGTGAACTCGCGCATCCAGCTGGCCGAGGCCACGAAGTTCGCGCAGCGTCGCATCAACCGCGCGCATATGGCCGCCGGCGTGACCATGGTGGACCCCGAGCTCGTGTGGATCGGGCCCGACGTGACCATCGCGCAGGACGTGGAGCTGCTGCCGAACGTCACGCTCATGGGCGAAACGAGCATCGGCGAGGACAGCGTCATCGGCCCCGATTCGCGCCTGACCGACACCGCGGTGGGACGAGGCTGCGTCGTGGACGAGACGGTGGCCGTGGAGGCGCAGGTGGACGACGGCGCCACGTGCGGCCCGCGCGCGTACCTGCGTCCGGCGGCGCACCTGTGCGAGGGCGCGAAGGCCGGCACCCACGTGGAGATCAAGAAGTCCACGGTGGGGAAGGGCTCGAAGGTGCCGCATCTGTCCTACATCGGCGACACCACCATCGGCGAGGATGTGAACATCGGCGCCGGCTCCATCACCTGCAACTACGATGGCAAGAAGAAGCATGCCACCGCCATCGGCGACGGCGCGTTCGTCGGCAGCGACACCATGATGGTGGCCCCGGTGAGCATCGGCGCGGGTGCCATCATCGGCGCGGGCTCGTGCATTACGAAAGACGTCGCGCCCGACGCCCTGGCCCTCACGCGCCCCGAGCAGCGCGAGATCCCCGGCTGGGCCGCCAAGAAGCGCAGTCAGCAAGAATAG
- the nhaA gene encoding Na+/H+ antiporter NhaA: MTEQNQDGTQRIFINEVQRHQARYKKLIQFTHSSTKAAGVMLLAAVVALIVANTGAYEAFLEFWHTEAGFFFGDAFAGMSLAHVINDIFMAVFFLLVGLEVKYELTVGELTNIRQALLPIMAAIGGVIAPIGIYLVFNATNPETAQGWGVPTATDIAFALGILALLGNRVPSGVRVFLSTLAVADDIIAILVIAIFYGHSPSMFWLGMAAVVLVVLVLMNRSHIYSLVPYLLVGAVLWYCVFMSGVHSTIAGVLLAFVIPSGSRVNLKSFITWSGDKVRQARDAFQPETPVIAQGDYLETVTSLSRVARQVVPPATRLEHKLYPWVYFGILPLFALTNADVSFVGMDVGAMLTDPVLYGVMLGLLLGKPLGIMLMSFIIVKSKLASLPENVNWFHMLGASILGGVGFTMAIFVANLAFTDEMHIATAKLAILAASLLAGVLGFVFLLLQAKAAQKRGVAYLSASGDDVTRQTAGSEAARESEELLRGIEDPELKSELEEAKKRGGVFEIVVDLGPTGLLGGGSIGDVREAVRNEVVRVLKEEGKDELLEQMQKDFDDEGKPPLLSVEEALLREGGEEARQRALRREGEDATGMSGGAGDAGVPGDSDPAGKR; encoded by the coding sequence ATGACCGAACAGAACCAAGACGGAACCCAGCGCATTTTCATCAACGAAGTGCAGCGCCACCAGGCGCGATACAAGAAGCTCATCCAATTCACCCACTCATCGACGAAGGCGGCGGGCGTCATGCTGCTGGCGGCCGTCGTGGCGCTCATCGTGGCGAACACGGGCGCGTACGAGGCGTTCTTGGAGTTTTGGCACACCGAAGCGGGCTTCTTCTTCGGCGACGCCTTCGCGGGCATGTCGCTGGCGCACGTGATCAACGACATCTTCATGGCCGTGTTCTTCCTGCTCGTTGGCTTGGAAGTGAAGTACGAGCTGACGGTGGGCGAACTGACGAACATCCGCCAGGCGCTACTGCCCATCATGGCGGCCATCGGCGGCGTCATCGCGCCCATCGGCATCTACCTCGTGTTCAACGCGACGAATCCTGAAACCGCTCAGGGTTGGGGCGTTCCCACCGCCACCGACATCGCGTTCGCGCTGGGCATCCTCGCCTTGCTGGGCAACCGCGTTCCGAGCGGCGTGCGCGTGTTCCTCAGCACGCTGGCCGTTGCCGACGACATCATCGCCATCCTGGTCATCGCCATCTTCTACGGCCACAGCCCATCGATGTTCTGGCTGGGCATGGCCGCCGTCGTGCTTGTCGTGCTCGTGCTGATGAACCGCAGCCACATCTATTCGCTCGTACCGTATCTGCTGGTGGGTGCCGTGCTGTGGTACTGCGTGTTCATGTCCGGCGTGCATTCGACCATTGCGGGCGTGCTGCTGGCGTTCGTCATCCCGTCCGGATCGCGCGTGAACCTGAAGAGCTTCATCACCTGGTCGGGCGACAAGGTGCGCCAAGCGCGCGACGCGTTCCAGCCTGAGACGCCCGTCATCGCGCAGGGCGACTACCTCGAAACCGTAACGTCTCTCAGCCGCGTGGCGCGCCAGGTGGTGCCGCCGGCAACCCGCCTCGAGCACAAGCTGTACCCGTGGGTGTACTTCGGCATCCTGCCCTTGTTCGCCCTGACGAACGCCGATGTGAGCTTCGTCGGCATGGACGTGGGAGCCATGCTCACCGACCCGGTTCTGTACGGCGTCATGCTGGGCCTCTTGCTGGGCAAGCCGCTAGGCATCATGCTCATGAGCTTCATCATCGTGAAGAGCAAGCTGGCCTCGCTGCCCGAGAATGTGAACTGGTTCCACATGCTCGGCGCCAGCATTTTGGGCGGTGTGGGCTTCACGATGGCCATCTTCGTGGCGAACCTCGCGTTCACCGACGAGATGCACATCGCCACGGCGAAGCTGGCCATTCTCGCCGCGTCGCTTCTGGCGGGCGTGCTGGGCTTCGTGTTCCTGCTGCTGCAAGCGAAAGCGGCGCAGAAGCGCGGCGTGGCGTACCTGTCGGCAAGCGGCGACGACGTGACGCGCCAGACGGCGGGCAGCGAAGCGGCGCGCGAGTCCGAGGAGCTGCTGCGCGGCATCGAGGACCCCGAGCTCAAGAGCGAGCTCGAAGAGGCGAAGAAGCGCGGCGGCGTGTTCGAGATCGTCGTCGACCTGGGGCCGACGGGCCTGCTGGGCGGCGGCTCCATCGGCGATGTGCGCGAAGCGGTGCGCAACGAGGTGGTGCGCGTGCTCAAGGAGGAAGGCAAGGACGAGCTGCTGGAGCAGATGCAGAAGGACTTCGACGACGAGGGCAAGCCGCCGCTGCTCAGCGTGGAGGAGGCCCTGCTGCGCGAAGGCGGCGAGGAAGCGCGCCAGCGCGCGCTGCGCCGCGAGGGCGAGGATGCGACGGGCATGTCGGGCGGAGCGGGCGACGCGGGCGTCCCCGGCGATTCCGACCCCGCAGGCAAACGGTGA
- the hpf gene encoding ribosome hibernation-promoting factor, HPF/YfiA family, with amino-acid sequence MSITVTGRKMPVTDALREYAEEKIGNSMKVMDIDPLVAEVVLFVEKNPANPRPAVCEVTLRTKGHIIRVEEHEEDMYAAIDVAAAKVVRQLRKYKTKVVDRKLRAADETIRMAEPTAAGELDVDGLMQELADDEVVRVKTIEFEPLTEEEALVKIDLLGHDFFAYTDRDSGLVNVLYRRDDGGYGLLKQTEE; translated from the coding sequence ATGAGCATTACCGTCACCGGACGCAAAATGCCTGTAACCGACGCACTGCGCGAGTATGCCGAGGAGAAGATCGGCAATTCCATGAAGGTCATGGACATCGACCCGCTCGTAGCCGAAGTTGTGCTGTTCGTTGAGAAGAACCCTGCCAATCCTCGCCCTGCCGTCTGCGAAGTCACGCTGCGCACGAAGGGCCACATCATTCGCGTCGAAGAACACGAAGAGGACATGTACGCGGCCATCGACGTGGCGGCCGCTAAAGTGGTTCGCCAGCTGCGCAAGTACAAGACCAAGGTCGTCGACCGCAAGCTGCGCGCCGCCGACGAGACCATCCGCATGGCCGAGCCGACGGCCGCCGGCGAGCTGGACGTGGACGGGCTCATGCAGGAACTCGCCGATGACGAGGTGGTGCGCGTGAAGACGATCGAGTTCGAGCCGCTGACCGAAGAAGAGGCGCTCGTGAAGATCGACCTTTTGGGCCACGATTTCTTCGCCTACACCGACCGCGACAGCGGCCTCGTGAACGTGCTGTACCGCCGCGACGACGGCGGCTACGGCCTGCTGAAGCAGACGGAGGAATAA
- a CDS encoding acyl carrier protein gives MATIDTIKTILESNLDIDPSTVEESSTFDSLGIDSLDMVELICDLEEACDVDFGEPEGLDTVGSLVEYIDSL, from the coding sequence ATGGCAACCATCGACACCATCAAGACCATCCTCGAGTCGAACCTCGACATCGATCCGAGCACCGTCGAGGAGAGCTCGACGTTCGACTCGCTGGGCATCGACTCGCTCGACATGGTCGAGCTGATCTGCGACCTCGAAGAAGCCTGCGACGTGGACTTCGGCGAGCCCGAAGGCCTCGATACCGTGGGCAGCCTCGTGGAGTACATCGACTCGCTGTAA